Below is a genomic region from Granulicella sp. L56.
AGAAGAGGGGCTATGCCGTTGTTGTCCTCAAAGGAGATAAGGTTTGAGGCTGGGGCATCCAGCTCGCCCACCTCGCGCAGAGTGCGGTTGATGGCACGGGTGCGGACGCCAAGCTTCTGAATCGTGTTCTGGACGGTGCCAACCTGCGTCTCCATCTTGCCCATCAGGGCTTCGAAGGTGTTGAACTCGCGCTTGGTGCCTTCGAGGACCTTCCAGACCTCGTCACCTTTTTCCTGAATCGCGAGCATATGGAAGCCCATCTGGAAGCTGGTGAGGATGGCGGAGAGGGTGCTTGGCCCGGCGATGGTGACGTGGCATTTGGACTGGATCTCGGCCTGGAGCGCTTCGCGGCGCATGACCTCGGCGTAGAGGCCCTCGGTGGGCAGGAACATGATGGCGTGAGGCGTCGTCACCGGTGGGTTAATGTATTTTTTGCAGATCCGTTCGCCCTCGGTGCGGATGGCGGCGTCGAAGGCCTTGCGCGCGGTGACGATGCTCTCCGGGACATTGCTCTCGTAGGCAGCTTCGAGACGCTCCCAGTCTTCGCGGGGGAACTTGGCGTCGATGGGCAGCAGCGTCTCCCCCGCCAGACCGGGGAAGCGCACCGCAAATTCGACGACCTCCTGCGTGCCTTCTTTCACCTTGGCGTTGCGGATGAACTGGCTGGGGGCAAGCATCTGCTCGAGCAACATCCCGAGCTGGACTTCGGCGAAGCCTCCGCGGGCCTTGACGTTGGTGAAGATGCGGCTGAGGTCGTTGACGCCGTCGGAGAGCTTGGTCATCTCGCCAAGCCCGGTATGGACCTTGTTGAGCTGGTCGGTGACCTGGCCGAAGGATTCGGTGAGACGCGTCTGCAGCGTGGCGTTGAGCTTCTCATCGACCGTCTGGCGCATCTTTTCGAGCTCTTTGGAGTTGTCCTCGTTGAGTTTGGTGAGGCGCTCTTCGACGGCGGTCCGAAGCTGGTTTTGCAGAGTGGTATTGCTGGCCATCAGGTCGTTGAGCTTGGTGTTGAGCGACTCGCGCAGATTGGTGTGCTGGACGCTGGTCTCGGCGGTAAAAGACGACAGCCGCTGGGTGATGGTGTCCATCTGGCTCTGAACGGCGGTGCGAAGCTGGTCGGCGGAGGATTTGTTGTCGCTGCGGAAGTCGGCGAGGCCGGTGTTCAGGGTCGCGCCAAGGGTGGCGATGCTGGCAGTGATCTCGGTGCGGAGGGCAGCGAAGGCAGTCTCGCTCGCTTCGCGAGTGCGCTGGGCCTCGGTGGCGATGTCGGTGCGCATCTGGGCGAACGAGTTGCGGATATGCTCGTCCGTGGCCTGCTGGCGGGCATCGAGGCGGGTAAGCTGGTCGGGAATCTGGCCGAGGCGCAAGTCCTGCTCGGGAGCCTGCTGCTTCCGCAGGAGCAGGAAGATAACGAGGAGTAAGGTGACGATCTGGAGGATGAGAAGCGGGAGAGGCATTTCGTTTTTCCTTCGCCAAAGGATAGCATCTGGCACGGTGAGGATTCTGAAGATGGAGCAGCAGCCATCAAGGGTAATGGAAGCAGGGACAGCTCTTTCTGCAATGATTTGCGCTTCAGGTTCAATTTATTAGACTTACCCGCGCCTAATCGCGTCTATCCTTCTAGATGGTCGCGCGGATGCATTCCAACCGCGACCTCTCTCACGAGGGATTCTGGTCTTCGTCCGGGAAAAAGGGAAGACATGTCAATCGAGACCCGCTTTTGCGCTCTGCTCCTCCTTCTGGTTCTACCCTCTGCCGCTCCGGCCTTCGCACAGCAGGGTACCCCCATAACCCAGGCCTCCAACAGTATTCATTTGGATGTTGTGGTCACGCCAAAATCGGGAACGCCGATCCCCGGACTGAAGCAGCAGGACTTCACCGTCCGGGACAATAAGATTTCGCAGCCGATTACCTCGTTTCAGGCGGTCAGCGACAGCCAGGCGCCAGTGGAGATCGTCCTGCTCGTCGATGGGGTCAATACTCCTTATCTACGCCTCGCCTATGCGCGTGAGGAGATCGACAAATTCCTGCACGCGAATGGCGGTCACCTCGCGCATCCTCTTTCGCTCGCCATCTTTACGGACACCGGCACCCAGATTCAGAATGGCTCCTCAACCGACGGCAATGCCCTGAGCACCGTTCTCGATCAATCCGCGATCGGGCTGCGCAGCATTCGGCGCTCCAGCGGCATCTACGGCGCCGATGAGCGCATCCAGCTCTCTCTCCAGACGCTTCGCCAACTCACCGCGCTAGAGGCAGCCCGCCCCGGACGCAAGATCATCCTTTGGCTCTCTCCCGGCTGGCCGTTGCTGTCAGGGCCGCGCATCGACCTGGGCGCAAAGCAGCAGCAGAGGATCTTCACCGAGATTGTCGGGCTCTCCAGCGCCATGCGACAGGCGCATATCACCCTCTACAGCGTTGATCCGATGGGGGCCGGCGAGTCTGTTCTCAGCAACTCTTATTTCTATCAAACGTTCCTCAAGGGCGTGGGCAAGCCGGACGACGTTCAACTCGCCGACCTGTCGCTGCAGGTGCTCGCTGCCCAGAGCGGCGGCCTGGTCCTGAACGGCAACAACGACATCGCCGGGCTGCTCGCGAAATGCGTCGCAGACACGAGTGCCTACTACGAGCTCACCTTCGATCCGGCCCCCGCCGAGCACGCCAACGAATATCACCATATCGAGGTCAAGATGGCAGATCCCGGTCTCACCGCACGCACCCGCCAGGGATACTACGCACAGCCGCGATGAGCTTCTTGCCGAAGACCGAAGGAGGGATGAATGCCGATTACAAACTACAGTGTGCTGGCAGGCGACCCGGTCTCGGGCAAGGTGGTCACGGGATCGAGCACGCATTATCAGATCACGATGAACGCTCCCGGCGGCCCGTTTACCGTGGCAGTGAACATTCAGTCGGTGGATGGCTCGGAGGTCTTGTACGCGATTGAGGAGGGATTTACCCCACCGGATATTGCCGGACTGCTGGCGCTCCCGATGGGGATGACGCCGCTGAAGAGCGTGCCCGGTGGGCTGGCCCTCGATTATGTGCGCTCGCAAGTGAACGGCACCTCAATGATTACGCGGGATCAGATGACGCTGTTGCCGCAGATGCGCTCCAAAGGCAGCGAAGAGGAGCGGATGCTGGCTCGCGCACGGGCCAGCGCGCTCCAGAATGCGGTGGTGACGCTGCTGAACATGACCATCGCAGACAAGGACGGCGTCATCTACGCCTTCGGCAGCTCCTACGCCGATCAGGGCAAGGTGGATGGGATTCACGATATCCACATGAACCAGGGAAACCCCGTGAATAACCACGGCGGCGACAACGGGATCTGGCAGGACGGCGCCCTGCTGATCCATCTGCCGTCGAAGGGAACGTGGACGGCTGTCTTCATCGCCTTCCAGACCGAGTCGTGGACGACGGACTCCAGCGGGAACCCGGCTTAGACTGCGGCGAGGATGCGGTCGGCGATGGCGGCAGCTTCGACGGCGGGGAGAACATCGTGGGTACGGATCATGTGGGCTCCGTTGAGGATGGCGGTTACGTTGGCCGCAGTGGTCGCATGGAGACGTGCCTCAGGCGGGGGCAGGGTCTCTTCATAGAGCGGAGCCAGTGCCTGGGCGAGGAAGCTCTTGCGGGAGACTCCGGCGAGGATCGGCAGGTTGAGCTGCTGGAGCCGATCGAGATGAGCCAGCAGCGGATAGTTCTCGTCGAGCCGCTTGCCGAAGCCGAAGCCCGGATCGAGGACGATCCGGTTAAGCGCGATTCCGGCGGAGGTCGCGGCATCGATGCGCTCTTTCAACCCGTGGAGCACCAGAGGAACAACTTCTTCGGCAGCGATGGGCGGCTGGTCGAGCCAGTCATGCGGGCGGCCGCGTGTGTGCATCAGGACGGTGCCGCAGCCTAGCTGGATGCAGGTCATTGTCATGGTGGCATCCCACAGGTGGCCGCTGACATCGTTGACGATCTCAACCCCGGCTTCGACGGCGCATACGGCGGTGGAGGCATGGTGGGTGTCGATCGAGAGGATGGTGTCGGGCCTCTGGGCGAGGATCGCCTCGATGACGGGGAGGATACGGGCCTGCTCTTCGTCGGCGGAGAGCAGGATGGCGTTGGGGCGGGTGGATTCGCCTCCGATATCGAGGATGTGCGCGCCGTCGTCGAGCATCTGGTGGGCCTGGGCGAGAGCGCGTTCGGGCGCGTGTTCGGGGCTGTAGAAGTGGCCGCCGTCGGAGAAGCTGTCGGGAGTGACGTTGAGGATGCCCATGACGAGGGTGTGCTGGCCAAGCGCAAGGGTTCGGCTGCGAAGGCTCCAGTCAAAACGAGGACGTGCAGTGAGGGGCATAGGTAAAGTTTAGATGCAAAGAAAAGTTTTACGGCAGAGGCCAGAGCAGGGACAGCAGGGTGCTAGACTGCGCGAATGATGAGGTTCGCCGGGCGCTGCGCCGTGATCGTGCTGAGTGGGATGTTGTGCGTGTCGGCGAGTGCGAAGCCGCACCGCAAAGCGCATCCTGTGAAGCCGTTGAAGTTACAGGTTGCCCGTCTTCTCGCCGACCCGGCAGTCTCGCGCTCGCATTGGGGCATCGCAGTCACGAAGATGGATGGCAAGCCAATCTATGCACTGAACGCAGAACAATTTTTTCACCCGGCCAGCAATGCGAAGCTCTTCACCACGGCGGCGGCGATGGCTCTGCTGGGGCCAGAGGCGACGGTAAAGACTACCGCCCGAATTGATGGGCTCTTCAATGGAAAGGAGCACATCAAGGGAGACGTCTATCTCTATGGGGAAGGAGATGCGAACCTGTCTGGCCGAACCATTCCTTATGCTCCTGATACGAGCGAGGCATCTCCGCCGCTGCGCGATCTGGATGATATGGCTGCGCGAATCGCCAGCACAGGCGTGAAAACTGTGGATGGAGATGTGATCGGAATCGGCGACCACTTTGGCAATGAACCCTATCCGCAGGGCTGGAGCGTGGATGACCTGCCGTGGGGCTATGGCGCACCAGTGTCGGCGCTAAGCGTAAACGATAACCAGTTGAAGGTTACGATTACTCCGGCAACAGAGTTGAGCAGCCGCGCCAGTATCGAGATCATCCCGGCTGTGCCCTACTATACCGTCGTCAATGATGTCATGACCGTCAGCGCGGGGGAGCCGACAAGCATCGCAATCGATCGTATGCCGGGATCGAAGACGTTGCGTGTCTATGGCCGGATGGCAATGGATGCCACCCCGGAGACAGACCACATCTCTATCGATGATCCGGCGGAGTTTGCCGCAGTCGCCTTCAAGCAGTTACTTGAGCAGCATGGCATCACGATTTCGGGACGAGCGAGGGCGGAGCATGTGGTGTCGCAGGACACGCGCAGCTTCAATGAGATATTGCATGAGCCGATGGACCTGGCGCAGTTGAAGACGATGGGCAAAGGAGAGCCGGATGCCGCTGATGCCGTCTGTTCCGGCTCTTGCGATCCGGCAAAGATTCCACACAGTCTCGTCGTGGTTGGACACATCTCACCCACCTTGCTTGAAGACATCGTGCTTACAAACAAGTCCAGCCTTAACCTGCATGCGGAGCTGATATTGCGGAGGCTGGGCGATCGTTTCGCCTTCGACCCATCGAGCGGAAGCTTTGCCCAGGGGGCAAGAGTCGTGCGCCAGTTCCTCATCGACGCCGGTATCAGCGGAGACGACTTCTATTTCTACGATGGCTCGGGACTCTCAAGTTATGACCTGGTAACGCCGCAGGCCACGTCAAAGCTGTTGCAGTATGCCGCCACGCAGCCATGGTTTGCGGATTGGAAGAGTTCACTT
It encodes:
- the dacB gene encoding D-alanyl-D-alanine carboxypeptidase/D-alanyl-D-alanine-endopeptidase — its product is MMRFAGRCAVIVLSGMLCVSASAKPHRKAHPVKPLKLQVARLLADPAVSRSHWGIAVTKMDGKPIYALNAEQFFHPASNAKLFTTAAAMALLGPEATVKTTARIDGLFNGKEHIKGDVYLYGEGDANLSGRTIPYAPDTSEASPPLRDLDDMAARIASTGVKTVDGDVIGIGDHFGNEPYPQGWSVDDLPWGYGAPVSALSVNDNQLKVTITPATELSSRASIEIIPAVPYYTVVNDVMTVSAGEPTSIAIDRMPGSKTLRVYGRMAMDATPETDHISIDDPAEFAAVAFKQLLEQHGITISGRARAEHVVSQDTRSFNEILHEPMDLAQLKTMGKGEPDAADAVCSGSCDPAKIPHSLVVVGHISPTLLEDIVLTNKSSLNLHAELILRRLGDRFAFDPSSGSFAQGARVVRQFLIDAGISGDDFYFYDGSGLSSYDLVTPQATSKLLQYAATQPWFADWKSSLPVGGVDGTLVGRFTQAPLKGHVFAKTGTLGEARALSGYLDCASGRTVIFSIMVDNHAPHSHADEATMDKIVAAIAETN
- the rmuC gene encoding DNA recombination protein RmuC — its product is MPLPLLILQIVTLLLVIFLLLRKQQAPEQDLRLGQIPDQLTRLDARQQATDEHIRNSFAQMRTDIATEAQRTREASETAFAALRTEITASIATLGATLNTGLADFRSDNKSSADQLRTAVQSQMDTITQRLSSFTAETSVQHTNLRESLNTKLNDLMASNTTLQNQLRTAVEERLTKLNEDNSKELEKMRQTVDEKLNATLQTRLTESFGQVTDQLNKVHTGLGEMTKLSDGVNDLSRIFTNVKARGGFAEVQLGMLLEQMLAPSQFIRNAKVKEGTQEVVEFAVRFPGLAGETLLPIDAKFPREDWERLEAAYESNVPESIVTARKAFDAAIRTEGERICKKYINPPVTTPHAIMFLPTEGLYAEVMRREALQAEIQSKCHVTIAGPSTLSAILTSFQMGFHMLAIQEKGDEVWKVLEGTKREFNTFEALMGKMETQVGTVQNTIQKLGVRTRAINRTLREVGELDAPASNLISFEDNNGIAPLLAASGDENDGE
- a CDS encoding YukJ family protein; protein product: MPITNYSVLAGDPVSGKVVTGSSTHYQITMNAPGGPFTVAVNIQSVDGSEVLYAIEEGFTPPDIAGLLALPMGMTPLKSVPGGLALDYVRSQVNGTSMITRDQMTLLPQMRSKGSEEERMLARARASALQNAVVTLLNMTIADKDGVIYAFGSSYADQGKVDGIHDIHMNQGNPVNNHGGDNGIWQDGALLIHLPSKGTWTAVFIAFQTESWTTDSSGNPA
- the folP gene encoding dihydropteroate synthase, translated to MPLTARPRFDWSLRSRTLALGQHTLVMGILNVTPDSFSDGGHFYSPEHAPERALAQAHQMLDDGAHILDIGGESTRPNAILLSADEEQARILPVIEAILAQRPDTILSIDTHHASTAVCAVEAGVEIVNDVSGHLWDATMTMTCIQLGCGTVLMHTRGRPHDWLDQPPIAAEEVVPLVLHGLKERIDAATSAGIALNRIVLDPGFGFGKRLDENYPLLAHLDRLQQLNLPILAGVSRKSFLAQALAPLYEETLPPPEARLHATTAANVTAILNGAHMIRTHDVLPAVEAAAIADRILAAV
- a CDS encoding VWA domain-containing protein yields the protein MSIETRFCALLLLLVLPSAAPAFAQQGTPITQASNSIHLDVVVTPKSGTPIPGLKQQDFTVRDNKISQPITSFQAVSDSQAPVEIVLLVDGVNTPYLRLAYAREEIDKFLHANGGHLAHPLSLAIFTDTGTQIQNGSSTDGNALSTVLDQSAIGLRSIRRSSGIYGADERIQLSLQTLRQLTALEAARPGRKIILWLSPGWPLLSGPRIDLGAKQQQRIFTEIVGLSSAMRQAHITLYSVDPMGAGESVLSNSYFYQTFLKGVGKPDDVQLADLSLQVLAAQSGGLVLNGNNDIAGLLAKCVADTSAYYELTFDPAPAEHANEYHHIEVKMADPGLTARTRQGYYAQPR